One region of Planctomycetota bacterium genomic DNA includes:
- the fusA gene encoding elongation factor G has translation MLNISTVRNIGIVAHIDAGKTTLSERILFYTGKSHKLGEVHNGEAQMDWMKQEQERGITITAAATTCFWNDHHINIIDTPGHVDFTVEVERSLRILDGAVVVFCGVGGVEPQSETVWRQSEKYNVPKIAFVNKMDRVGADFFAVLKTMEEKLGVNPIPLQIPIGAESKFSGVIDLIEMKAYIYDSDAKETFHVEEIPAEYLETARKYHHIMVEKAVEMDDSLMGKYLESEDHITPTELIGAIRKGTIANKIIPALCGSAFKNKGVRKLLDAVTLYLPSPLDLPAVKGTEPGHFASLSASSEKALERKPDVNEPFAALAFKVQSDPHMGKIIYFRVYSGKLQAGSYVLNATKGKRERISRILEMHANQRENRDEICAGEIAASVGLDYTTTGDTLCDMEHPIVLESIEFPTPVMSISIKPASQSDKDKLGKALVRMAEEDPTFTMHTDSETEETILSGMGELHLEIIVDRMKHEFNVNAITGHPKVAFKETILSSMEQEYKHVKQTGGHGQYAHVILEIAPALHGEGFEFENSITQGSIPKEYIPAVEKGVIEAMERGVIAGFPVVDVKVNLTDGSFHEVDSSDIAFRLAARECFKKAFAKCSPILLEPYMSLEVSTPEEYMGSVVGHICSKRGKVLSIESKGGLQVISAEAPLSEMFGYVSTLRSLSSGRANYTMHFEKYVQVPDSVAEKIIEEIKEKKKAEQG, from the coding sequence ATGCTTAATATCAGTACCGTACGTAATATCGGAATCGTGGCACACATCGACGCGGGCAAGACCACTCTATCCGAACGCATCCTGTTCTACACCGGCAAGTCCCACAAACTAGGCGAGGTGCATAACGGCGAAGCCCAGATGGACTGGATGAAGCAGGAGCAGGAGCGCGGCATCACCATCACAGCCGCGGCCACCACCTGCTTCTGGAACGACCATCACATCAATATCATTGATACGCCCGGACACGTGGATTTCACCGTGGAGGTGGAACGAAGTTTACGCATCTTAGACGGCGCGGTCGTGGTGTTCTGCGGCGTGGGCGGCGTGGAACCGCAGTCCGAGACGGTCTGGCGCCAGTCCGAGAAATACAATGTCCCCAAAATCGCCTTTGTCAATAAGATGGACCGGGTGGGCGCGGATTTCTTCGCGGTGCTGAAAACCATGGAGGAGAAATTAGGCGTCAATCCAATTCCTCTGCAGATTCCCATCGGCGCTGAGAGCAAATTCAGCGGCGTGATTGACCTGATAGAAATGAAGGCGTATATCTATGACAGCGATGCCAAGGAAACATTCCATGTGGAAGAGATTCCGGCTGAATATCTGGAGACGGCCCGGAAATACCATCACATCATGGTGGAAAAGGCCGTGGAGATGGATGATTCCCTGATGGGCAAATATCTGGAGTCGGAAGACCATATCACGCCAACAGAATTAATCGGCGCTATCCGTAAAGGCACTATCGCTAACAAGATTATTCCGGCGCTGTGCGGCTCGGCATTCAAGAACAAGGGCGTGCGCAAACTATTAGACGCGGTGACGCTCTACCTGCCCTCGCCCCTGGATTTGCCGGCCGTAAAAGGCACTGAACCCGGACACTTCGCTTCGCTCAGTGCAAGCTCAGAAAAGGCGCTGGAACGCAAGCCGGATGTGAACGAGCCGTTTGCGGCTCTGGCCTTCAAGGTCCAATCCGACCCGCATATGGGCAAGATTATCTATTTCCGGGTCTATTCCGGCAAACTGCAGGCCGGCTCTTATGTGCTTAACGCCACCAAGGGCAAGCGGGAACGCATCAGCCGGATTCTGGAGATGCACGCCAACCAGCGCGAGAACCGGGACGAAATCTGCGCCGGCGAGATTGCCGCATCGGTCGGGCTGGATTACACCACCACCGGCGACACGCTCTGCGATATGGAGCATCCGATTGTGCTGGAATCAATCGAATTCCCCACCCCGGTCATGTCCATCAGCATCAAGCCGGCCAGCCAGTCCGATAAGGATAAATTAGGCAAGGCCCTGGTACGGATGGCCGAGGAAGACCCGACATTCACTATGCATACGGATTCCGAGACCGAGGAGACCATCCTGTCCGGCATGGGCGAACTGCATCTGGAAATCATCGTGGACCGGATGAAACACGAATTCAATGTCAACGCCATTACCGGGCATCCCAAGGTGGCGTTTAAGGAAACTATTTTAAGTTCGATGGAGCAGGAATACAAACACGTCAAGCAGACCGGCGGGCACGGGCAATACGCCCACGTGATACTGGAAATCGCCCCGGCCCTGCACGGCGAGGGATTTGAATTTGAAAACTCCATCACCCAGGGCAGCATCCCCAAGGAATATATCCCGGCCGTGGAAAAGGGCGTGATTGAGGCCATGGAAAGAGGCGTCATCGCCGGGTTCCCGGTGGTCGATGTCAAGGTCAACCTGACTGACGGCTCGTTCCACGAGGTGGATTCGTCGGATATCGCATTCCGCTTAGCGGCCCGGGAGTGTTTCAAAAAGGCATTTGCCAAGTGCAGCCCGATTCTGCTCGAGCCGTATATGTCGCTGGAGGTTTCGACGCCGGAGGAATATATGGGCAGCGTGGTCGGCCATATCTGTTCCAAGCGCGGCAAGGTGCTATCTATCGAATCCAAGGGCGGGTTGCAGGTGATTTCAGCCGAGGCGCCGTTGTCCGAGATGTTCGGCTATGTTTCCACCCTGCGGTCATTAAGCAGCGGCCGGGCCAATTACACCATGCACTTCGAGAAATACGTCCAGGTCCCAGATTCGGTGGCGGAGAAGATTATCGAAGAGATAAAGGAAAAGAAAAAGGCCGAACAGGGGTAG